A genomic window from Glycine soja cultivar W05 chromosome 10, ASM419377v2, whole genome shotgun sequence includes:
- the LOC114371509 gene encoding uncharacterized protein LOC114371509 encodes MDPVKYIFEKPALTRRIARWQVLLFEFDIVYVTQKAIKGSALADYLAQQLHNDYQPMHPEFLDEDIMALFEENVEDEDRDKWIVWFDGVSNILGHGVGAVLVTSDNQCIPFMARLGFNCTNNMVEYEACALRIQAVIDFNVKLLKVYGDSALVIHQLKGEWETRDHKFLPYQAYIKKLTEFFDDIFFHHVPREENQMVNALATLASMFQLTPHGDSSYIEFRCCGKLAHCCLIEKEQDGKLWYFDIKRYVKDEEYPWEASDNDKRTL; translated from the coding sequence atggacccagtcAAGTACATTTTTGAGAAACCTGCTCTCACCAGACGGATCGCTCGGTGGCAGGTTCTGCTATTTGAGTTTGACATTGTTTATGTCACTCAAAAGGCTATAAAGGGAAGCGCGTTGGCAGACTATCTAGCTCAACAGCTCCACAACGACTACCAACCCATGCACCCGGAATTcctggatgaggacatcatggccttgtttgaggaaaatgtGGAGGATGAGGATAGGGATAAGTGGATTGTGTGGTTCGATGGCGTGTCCAACATCCTGGGCCATGGAGTTGGGGCAGTTTTGGTCACTTCCGACAATCAATGCATACCCTTCATGGCAAGGTTGGGCTTCAATTGCACGAATAATATGGTTGAATACGAGGCATGCGCCCTTAGGATCCAAGCAGTAATTGACTTCAATGTCAAATTGCTCAAGGTATATGGAGATTCAGCCTTGGTGATTCATcaattgaaaggagaatgggagacCAGGGATCACAAATTTCTACCCTATCAGGCCTACATCAAGAAGCTGACAGAGTTCTTTGATGATATCTTCTTCCACCATGTTCCCagagaagagaatcaaatggtcAATGCGCTTGCTACCctagcatccatgtttcaactaaCCCCACATGGAGACTCTTCGTACATCGAGTTTAGATGTTGCGGCAAGCTTGCACATTGTTGCTTGATAGAAAAGGAGCAAGATGGTAAACTGTGGTACTTTGACATTAAGCGATACGTCAAGGACGAGGAGTACCCATGggaggcttccgacaacgaCAAAAGGACGTTGTGA
- the LOC114371510 gene encoding uncharacterized protein LOC114371510, which produces MSSEPHRALLVKVLNEAHVAQDISVEGFEGIVNNITTNNYRTFTDEEIPFEGRGHNRALHLSVKCMDHIVVKVLINNGSSLNVMPKSTLDKLPFNVSYLWLSSMIVQAFDGSYRNVPFRPALDSRSRGGSFDAPPKVEVCGGRAVDHRFGEEDILVSCPSSTPYVEATEESMEMAFQSFKVVSKASIESLPVQPCSSSAPLMVARVMLGHGYEPQMGLGRNDDGMASLVEFKDNHGRFELGYKPTHANVRRSTLERRGGSMGQQQGPQVKETPLCHINESFVSASRRCEGQVTMIHDEAPQKHLNWVANIVPVPKKDGKVRMCVDYWDLNRASPKDNFPLPHIDVLVDNTTNFALFSFMDGFSGYN; this is translated from the exons ATGAgttctgagcctcatcgggcatTGCTAGTTAAGGTTTTAAATgaagcccatgtggcccaagatatctctgtgGAGGGCTTCGAGGGCATCGTCAACAACATTACTACCAATAATTACCGCACCTTCACTGATGAGGAGATACCCTTTGAGGGGCGGGGACATAATAGGGCCTTGCATCTGTccgtcaagtgtatggaccacatCGTGGTTAAGGTGCTCATCAACAATGGCTCATCGCTTAATGTCATGCCCAAGAGTACATTGGACAAGCTCCCTTTCAATGTGTCGTATCTATGGTTGAGCTCCATGATAGTACAGGCTTTTGATGGTAGCTACCGGAAC GTGCCTTTTAGGCCGGCCTTGGATTCACGCAGTCGGGGTGGTTCCTTCGACGCTCCACCAAAGGTTGAAGTTTGTGGTGGAAGGGCAGTTGATCATCGTTTCGGGGAAGAAGACATTCTAGTAAGTTGTCCCTCCTCTACGCCCTATGTAGAGGCCACAGAGGAATCCATGGAGATGGCTTTTCAATCATTCAAGGTAGTGAGTAAGGCCTCTATCGAGTCTCTCCCTGTGCAACCATGTTCATCCAGCGCCCCCTTGATGGTGGCCCGAGTGATGCTAGGGCATGGGTACGAGCCCCAAATGGGCTTAGGTCGGAACGACGATGGCATGGCCAGCTTGGTGGAATTCAAGGATAATCACGGAAGGTTCGAGCTAGGGTATAAGCCCACACACGCCAATGTGAGAAGAAGCACCCTAGAAAGGAGGGGCGGAAGCATGGGCCAGCAGCAAGGGCCACAAGTGAAAGAGACTCCTCTTTGTCACATCAATGAAAGCTTTGTAAGCGCGAGCCGGAGGTGTGAAGGGCAAGTCACCATGATCCACGATGAAGCCCCCCAAAAGCATTTGAATTGG GTAGCCAACATTGTgccagtccctaagaaagatgggaaggtacgaatgtgtgtggactaTTGGGACCTAAACCGAGCAAGTCCaaaggataactttcctttGCCGCACATCGATGTCCTTGTAGATAACACAaccaattttgctttgttttccttcatggacgggttCTCGGGTTACAATTAG